The stretch of DNA ctggctaattgtgtcactttttccttaatttcacttaatgccttgatttagaaatattttacttttctaaaagtttctatacctttttcttatcgcgcgcgtgcatgcaagagaggaatataaacaaaataaaataaaaaaacactattttacatttataagagatatatgtaatttattgtatttctaaataatatgagaaaaataaataacatgagatataaatacattttatgagtGATACAAATAGTTCGAAAATTAGTGCTTGGGgtatttaaagaagagatttttaagaaaggacCTCATCAAGTCACTCTTACTGCCCATAcaacacagaacattgcaattacattgcagcaatgttacaatcttgcaaattgcaatgtaatattgttgagacattattgcaacctgtaattgtaatatttcatgagaatgtgacagcaacattccaataacattgcaatagcaatattcggtaattgcTAGTTCGTtcgctatgcgacgcgcgttgcaaaatctatctcgtatttaagttttagtcatgatgattatatgaaacttgcaaagagtggctagtaagattaaagacatagtaattatttttatcagtttaatttttctgatacgacctcaacacagggaattcagatattaaactgattgttcaaaaattgaacAGATAAATgtctgaataaataaaaatatatgcaacattattctaagattgcaataacaatgcattattgcaaattcattacattgcaatattactgtaatatttcgttacaatcttcctaaaagcggacattttaacgttgctacaatcccacagcaatgacgcaataacattttgcagtgaatttgcaatattgcaacattgcgatgaaagattgatgcaatgtgtatgcaatctttgggcttgttcgttttagctgcactggggcagctctgggtctgctctaaacaagataatacaggacaaactatttatctgtcctgtattatcctgtgtagagcagacccagagcagccccagtgtagctaaaacgaacaagcccattgtgtgctgtatgggtatatatatatatatgatgtgatgtatgtatgattatgtactttatgtttgcgcaataaaaacacaacaaaataaaacaagaaaatatatatttactcatacacacctttatataatcatatataaatatatatattcatattcatttatatataggtatatctatttatgtatggacaaatttggtatataattttgtataattagatatgtactatttttgtctaattatatatgagaaattttttaccgggaATGAGAGGTCCTGCGATAGACCGGTCCAATACAAACAACTTGTGATAGTTCGAATTAGGCAAATGTATgttacatagaaaaatatgtttttatcattacatttGTACTGCAATATACAAACAAGTACATCACATTGTAGCCAAGACAATATACTTTACATTGGTAACGTTTAAAATTATGGTACTtataaaatgcagaaaaaaattgatttgagatgttaagaaaaataatgttcacATTCATATCAAATCACTATTTTCCAGAACTCAGCGAGACTAAGCGAAAAGGCTGTCTCGTTGTTTTAGCATTTTCCATCTTCACTCTTTAAGCCAGTATAGCCAATCATGATACTGCAAATATCTCTCCTTCTCAAAATATATGGCGATTCATTCTATGAGCCGGTCCAAATTCGGCAACTCTGCcctgtataatactatatatctaattggagaaaaatgtaatatgctTTCCTTATTtgtattcttatgtaataaatacaaaataaattaattaattaattaatacatacatatacacatattttgaATAGGTACATAgctatctttattttgtattttatacaatgactgaaataataagtataccgggtgtttcagaccacccgtcccacccttttaaaacgtagggatgtgcttgtacaaaaaaatggctcagacaaaatttgcatgattttgAGGGATCTATCTGAaggtgaccttgactttgacctcgcagttgattttcaaggtcatttaaaggtcaaagtaatttttttaaatgaaaacccctatttttgattccaaaatctaatagctggtgtcaagagcttttcaaaacactataataaagttattttttattaagtacttttcgagttatgaggcttgtaaattacagtattttgacataaaatacaaaatatcttgtaaaacattcaatttttgggaatcttaccttaatacttttatgcataaaataataagacgaatcaattggtataaagaaaacacatagttgctttcaagaaaaagtatgcagttgcatgttgcaaactacatattttttcttgaaagcaactatgtgtctTGAAAGCagctatgtgttttctttataccaattgattcgtctcattattttatgcataaaagtattaaggtaagattcccaaaaattgaatgttttacaagatattttgtattttatgtcaaaatactgtaatttacaagcctcataactcgaaaagtacttaatgaaaaataacttcattatagtgttttgaaaagctcttgacaccagctattagattttggaatcaaaaatagagatttccatttaaaaaaattactctgaccttcaaatgactttgaaaatcaactgcgaggtcaaagtcaaggtcaccctCAAATAGATCCCtcgaaatcatgcaaattttgtctgagccatttttttgtacaagcacatccctacgttttaaaagggtgggacgggtggtctgaaacacccggtatataatttgatatatttgatatgatATGATTATGAGTACATATCGTATAAATTGcgacaaaataaagataactatattaaatatatatgtatatgggCGCAATGCCTTTAGGATGTGTTCGAACTGGTGAGAAATTGTGAGAACCAATTTGtcggaaaatatataatttattttctttgtcagAGAAGAGTATGTACAAGTTATTCTGCTATATTGTGTTTGAGCGTTTATTGCGCCAaaggcgctttctcggcaaaTGTGTAAGACCGAGaagttagaataaaaattaacggGCTTGGTAAgatattaccggccgcgtcttagtaTACTAAACAGGTCCTAAGAAGGACGGTTCGATTGATGAAGCTCGTTGCAACCCTTTCCCTGGTGTTGGAGGAACTCCGTTCGGAAAGTGGTCTTCCGTATTGCAACTGCTCTCCGAGCACGCCCTAGGCGGCGAGGTTTGGGTTGCGACGGAACGAGTCTCCGGTGTGCCTGATGATGTGTgaccgtctcggctctcggcgCAACAGAGTGTTCTGTgaaccgaggagagagaggtctccgaattcgaATGTCCCCAGCAACAAGAGTATCCCTTGGTggccgagtcaaccggacACAGAACTCTAGAGGAATTAATTTTCAAGCAAGAGTCTGTGGGGGCGACGGCGGTGCTGGTGAGTCAGCGGGCCGCTTAGATAAAGTGTGCGGCTGAAGCTAGGACTCTGTTTCTCTTTTGCGTGCCTTTCTAGGCACTGTGAGAAAAACGGCGAGGTAATTAGCCTCTGGTTACGCTCTGCTACTGCAGAGTTATTACTCAGCTCAAGGGCCCTAgtagagagctcgccttgaagcgagtgagtgaagAAAATCTTGCGTCGACGCTCTTTTATACTGCGTTGATCGATTCTCGATTGCGAGGGAGCCTGTGGCGGCTTTCCATTACGCCGATAGGCGGACAAGTCCCACTGGACAAGCGAGACGACCAATCAGAACGTTGCACGCAACACTAGAGAGTTTGCGCGGATTCTTGGCGGGACTAGAGGAGACGCTCGTTCGGGTCACCTTCTCCCCGGCTCAGACCGTTAGAGACGAGAATACAAGTGTGTCATTGTATTAAGCAGAAGAATAAGACTGacttattattgaataaagtttgttatcttaCTTAATATCGTGTATCTATATATGTTGGGAACTTTCACCCCCTACAAGCCTTAAGgcgggagcacagacttttgcataacaCATAAGGCATAACGCATAAGAAAATCAACTAATCAGAGTCTTCTATTTCTATCCCCACTCCTCGTTCTGCAGATCTTGCATAATGCATAAAGCATGATGCATAAGGAGTCGAAAAATCCGTAAGGATGAATTTTTATGCGTTATGCAAACGGATACGCGTCTAGATTTGTCCACCATTAATTGTGTTCGCTAATTTCAACCAGTTTCTAACCTCTTCTCTTGTTGACAATACGTGGTAAGTACACTTATCGATTCTActatatattcttaatataataatataattatatatatatatatatatattatattatataattactaaattaataatatatataacaatcacattaatatattttatttcgataggAAAATAGATcatgattcatatttttttgattctcAATATCAAGATGAAAATTTCTGTGGAGAGAATCAATATTCTCAATATtctgaaaatgaaaatgtttgtGAAATAGAGAATCAAAATGAAATCGATGGAGATGCTTTGCTCATTTCTTTGGTGCGTGATTATCCTTACATATATAACAAGGAACTGACTGATTTCaaagatacttttaaaaaacagAATGCCTGAACAGAAATAGCAAGCATTTTGAATATGACaggtatataatatatttttatacattgcaatttattttaacagattttaaattgcatatgttaaacCAGTGACACAGtgtaatttttcatgttaGATTGTAAACTAGTAAACTACTTGCTGAAAATACAGCCTGCAGCATTTTTAGCAAGACTAGATTGCATGCGATCTagcatgaaaaattaatatatttaatattatttttgttgctaGTGGACGAGTGTCAATCACGATGGACGCGATTAAGAGAGCGATacacaagagaaaaaaaacaaagacaGGAAGAAACAACTACTGGAAGTGGAGCATCAAAAAGGAAAACTTTTGAGTTTTTTAACAACATGCAATTTTTGGATCCATTCGTTAAGAAAAGAAGGTATAGTAAAAATTAGgatgttgaaaaattagaataatcaagatttcttttttgtatattagtCTTAGAACTCTTTGCATGTTACGGCAATtttttgacattatttttttcttttttcagaaCAATGACTAATGTGCAACATGCCAAAAGCTCTCCATTGACAAAACGATGTATTTCTCTTCAAAAGtaagatatatacataattcatataaaattaaaagcgcttttatttgcaaatctgtaataaaatttttattttctaattttagaaACTTTAACTTTAgtaacgaaaaagaaaatctctCTTTGGCGAATGTGGCTACCTTACaacagaatttttcaaaagttaaCAATGCAGAATCATTGGAACAAAATCGATTTACAAGCTTAAGTGGCAGAAACGTTAATGTATCTCCTACAAATACAACTACTTTACTTGAACAACAACAGtcttttacagaaataaatcaagcaaaaataaatcaaagataaatatttttacaagcatttttatttatggcatttttttaataaattttttatttgtttcatttaaaaaaaatttatatttgtgtttaGAGACTCAACTTCACTTTCACACAAATCAAGCGACGCGGTAACATCATGCCAGTCTGATGCTTCTTCAATATCAGTATTAAATGCCTCTGATTATGCGCGAAAGAAAGGTTTAAGTaggcaaataaaatcaaaaggaAAATCGCAGCCAGATGTCGTAAATGCAATTTCTAAAGTTACATCTTTACTAGAGAATAAATACTCTTCAATTtctcttcttatttttattgtcccttcttttttttgaTAGATCAGAccatttctaataaaaatgatgaaaactAAAACTATATtcaagtatatataaataatcataataataatataataattacatatacactcacccgaaaaaaaagcggtacactgaaaatgtgggaaaaattcatcaaatttcaactgacgataacttcgtaaataataaagatagaaagttctataaaatatggaaatgaagctaaaaatctctactttaagaatcaatttatttcaatgttgcaaaataaatttattgaaaatggcggatgacaaagcgcgagcatgcaaaattgaaaaataatggttcgagtttgcgacggtgcacggtataaacaaaaaattgtagcttattgggatcaaaagcgtacgaaagtacagagtctcctctttaaaatgcttttttatgcatctcgatacgatgatttttcgccgagagattcgcatttgaagaaaaaggcagattcttacttcaaatgcgaatctctcagcgaaaaatcatcgtatcgagatgcataaaaaagcattttaaagaggagactctgtactttcgtacgcttttgatcccaataagctacaattttttgtttataccgtgcaccgtcgcaaactcgaaccattatttttcaatcaattgttttgcatccgaaggagatgtctgcagatcttttgtgatttcttcgccctgactttttgtttatgctcgaccgcacattgcgagaagagtgcttgatttctcttgatctttttctttcgagacgcgttacttattcgtacgacttcgtcaaagtaaacaataattaatcttttcgcattgaaattattggtcaattatggcgacgataagtcctgaaaaagctgctcaagttgtagcgttaattgaagatgggagaagtcgaaggtacgttgctgaggcacttgatttatcagtgtcaatcgtgcaacgtgcttatgctaggtacttggagactaattctgtccaaagaagacctggttcgggacgtcctcgttgtacgaatgaaaacgatgaccgatttattgttttaaattcattaagagacagacatcgaacggctgttcaaattcgaaacaatttaagagatgtccgcgaatgtaatgtatccgttgacactattcgaaacagattagcggaacacggtctttttccgcgcaggccagcaaatgtaccttcgcttatgcgtcgccatcgcgtaactcgactcaattttgctgtcgagcatgcaggctggacatatgcagaatggagtaccgttctttttagcgacgaatctcgtttttgtctgtattcttcagacggacgagaacgagtataccgtcgcgttggagaacgatttgcagactgtactgtaagtgagaggcctagaagtaagaatctgcctttttcttcaaatgcgaatctctcggcgaaaaatcatcgtatcgagatgcataaaaaagcattttaaagaggagactctgtactttcgtacgcttttgatcccaataagctacaattttttgtttataccgtgcaccgtcgcaaactcgaaccattatttttcaattttgcatgctcgcgctttgtcatccgccattttcaataaatttattttgcaacattgaaataaattgattcttaaagtagagatttttagcttcatttccatattttatagaactttctatctttattatttacgaagttatcgtcagttgaaatttgatgaatttttcccacattttcagtgtaccgcttttttttcgggtgagtgtataataaattatataaaatatatctttgtaaATACTTACATTCTCacttttataatcacaaaaaaagttctcttgattttcttttcaatattgtGTGTTCCTATTTATTTCCTCTGTAACAtgattttcaatatcaaaacTCAAAATCctatctcaaaataaaaactgaataaaagatatttaaaatttctatgcTCTCTATGTATCGTCTTACTCACCATGTGATTTCGgtgttcaaataattttaaggtTAGAATGTAAAGCCTTATGCACAAGCTTGTGCGTTGAAGAACGTTACGTTATGCTCTATGCATTATGCCTTATGcgttatgtaaaagtctgtgctcgaGCCTTtacaccgcctgcgcaacctggtgGTGTATCTGTAGACTCAGAACTCGGCTGagggcctgcggcgcgtagcggcgccgcgacGTACTACGCCGCttcagtgcagcggtgtggcggtatGCCGCCacaatgtatatgtatatattaattaattgattgattaattaggttattttttattcattacacAAAGTTAAAGATAAGGAAAGGATATGACATTTTTCAGGTAGAGTTCCGAAAGAGTCTACTCTCCGATTTTCTGTCGTTTAGTATACTACTGTATTTTAgtgcgctgattacgaatataataatgaaaattaccGACAAGatcattttcaaggtcaaaacttaaaaaaactcgaaaattatcgtttttttaacattattttgataaatattgatgtaacaaagaaatgtttcaaataaaagttgtagctcttaaaaagatacattatttatgtcttatgcattttgtgcataaaatcaatatttttcgaaaaaaagtgaaataatagGAAAGACACTCCCACTGCATCCACGTATACACTTTACAACACGGAGCGAGGTTTTACATGGGTTTGCAACTTTCCACACAAAGCAAAGTTTCAATCCAAATCTATGTGTATAATTTTGCGACGATGGAGCCTTCCGCAGGGGGGCGGAATACACTGCATAGTGCGGGGGAGTGTCTTTCCTATTATCTCatgtttttcgaaaaatattggttATAGGagataaatgatgtattttttcaagagctataacttttattgcaacatgcaactgcatactcttttttaaaaccaatgtgttttctttataccaattcatttgtctcattattttgtgcataaaagtattaaggtaagattcccgaaaattgaatgttttacaagatattttgtattttatgtcaaaatgctgtaactcaagcctcataactcgaaaagtatttaataaaaaataattttattatagtgttttgaaaagcccttgacaccagctattagattttggaataaaaaatagggtgttccatttaaaaaaaacaaagttgacctctATATGAACTTGGCATGTACACCttaggttaaaccaatgtcatcatcggatgtccccctccgaacccaacaacttttgtaagGGTTATTTTCGGATTGGTGGCTCCCCTGACGAGATATTCAGGtgcgtaatttaaaatgggacatcctgtatatataaattctttttttttacctcaCCTCGCAAACATTCGTTATATTTGACTGATCCACTTGCTGAACAGAATTGAATTGTACAAGAACCAATTCATAAGTCACGATGGTTCCAGCAACCTGAATCATTATTGATAATCAGATAATGTGTATGAAACATATCTTTCAATATAATTGCTTAAGATTAATCTGAACTATCTTAaaacacatattattttatttttatttttctgctaaattaattttaacaccTTTATATCGAACATTAGAGAAgcgtttttaaattattttttttaaaagtagaatatttaatagattaattttttaataagaaacaaaatttatgaaatacataagaataaatgtAACTTTGTACAAAAGAGTACGAATaatcatcatttttttcgttCAATAGATTTgcattatcaaataattcctttaattaaactgtgtttaagttatttaaattatcatactTACAGTTAATACGAGGCTCCTTGTCACAGAGAAGAATTTCATCCCCGTTAAGCTTATATTATCCGTCGTTACTTGCGTCAAGAATCTCGATACCTGCGTAATATTATGCAAGTATATGTACAAGTGGAGAGAAACAAGGAAGAGAAAcgaggaaattaatttttaaatagcatgctactatttttattaattaattgacttTAAATCACTATATGtttcttgatataaaagaaacttttcaaaacaaaattctatatttattaataatgcttaaaaatatacagGGGTGTCCCAAACCTACCGTATCATCCATTAATGGTAGATTTCTGAGGTCATTTGAAGACGAGAATCGCCCACAACACATGGACGTCTTCGGGATGTACCACATATGTCCTCAGATGTCCATTTTATGACGTCAGTTTTTGGACGTCCATAGGACGTCCAGAGAACGTTTTATGGACGTTCCAAAATATTGCCTATGTCTTTATGAGAGATAAGATGTTTTGAAGATGTCTTGGGAACATCCATAAAATGTCCCCAGGACGTCTGTGGTACGGCCCGAGGACGTCTGTGGTATAACCCGAAGACGTTTTATGGACGTTCCACAATATCGTACACGACTTATTTATGAGAGATAAAGGATGTTTTGAAGATGTCCTGGGAACATCCATAAAATGTCCCCAGGACGTCTGTGATATGGCCCGAGGACATCTGTGGTATGACCCGAAGACGTCCATAATAATGTCTCAAAAGACATCCGTTCCCAGAGAATAATGTAATTCGTGCGAacttacacatatttatattatatatactatattatattattagtgtattatatatatataatatattatatatataatgtgtattatatatatataatatattatatatataatcatatataataaaaatatttaatatatatatatacttaataaaaagttgaaaataaaaaaatttaataatacaaaaaatttttaatataatatttttaacattttaaaataatcaattaaaaatacaaaaattggattacttaaaaattgcaaatttattttaataaaaattaaatgcataacaataataatcaattataaatgtcataaattttatttaaataaattgaaattaattatataaaaataaactgaatttaattaattatataaaaacttctatttatgt from Linepithema humile isolate Giens D197 chromosome 2, Lhum_UNIL_v1.0, whole genome shotgun sequence encodes:
- the LOC105677862 gene encoding uncharacterized protein isoform X2; amino-acid sequence: MTVDECQSRWTRLRERYTREKKQRQEETTTGSGASKRKTFEFFNNMQFLDPFVKKRRTMTNVQHAKSSPLTKRCISLQKNFNFSNEKENLSLANVATLQQNFSKVNNAESLEQNRFTSLSGRNVNVSPTNTTTLLEQQQSFTEINQAKINQR
- the LOC105677862 gene encoding uncharacterized protein isoform X1, with the protein product MTVDECQSRWTRLRERYTREKKQRQEETTTGSGASKRKTFEFFNNMQFLDPFVKKRRTMTNVQHAKSSPLTKRCISLQKDSTSLSHKSSDAVTSCQSDASSISVLNASDYARKKGLSRQIKSKGKSQPDVVNAISKVTSLLENKYSSISLLIFIVPSFF